Proteins encoded by one window of Synechococcus sp. MVIR-18-1:
- the sfsA gene encoding DNA/RNA nuclease SfsA has product MTGTSILQFPALSEGVLLKRYKRFLADVELNDGEVVTVHCANTGPMKGVLHPGGRVRVRHAPSPKRKLAWTWEQAEVPSSDGTLCWAGINTALPNKLIRALIEAGGLKDQLGPIKTIRAEVPYGLNRRSRIDLLLTPDDSADDQRPIYVEVKNTTWCHGDVALFPDTVTERGQKHLEELTALFPEARGVLVPCLSRPDVNAFAPGDSADPRYGNLFRLAIAAGVEVLPCRFNFELDQITWEGLQPVHPRQ; this is encoded by the coding sequence ATGACCGGCACCTCGATCCTTCAGTTTCCTGCCCTCAGTGAAGGAGTGCTCCTGAAGCGCTACAAACGCTTTCTGGCTGATGTGGAGCTCAACGATGGAGAGGTCGTCACCGTCCACTGCGCCAACACTGGACCCATGAAAGGCGTACTCCATCCGGGCGGGAGAGTCCGGGTTCGCCATGCCCCTTCCCCGAAGCGCAAGTTGGCTTGGACCTGGGAGCAAGCTGAGGTCCCAAGCAGCGACGGAACGCTGTGCTGGGCTGGTATTAATACCGCTTTGCCCAACAAGCTGATTCGGGCCCTGATTGAAGCCGGTGGACTCAAAGACCAGCTCGGCCCGATCAAGACCATCCGCGCCGAGGTCCCCTATGGCCTCAATCGCAGGAGTCGCATTGACTTATTGCTCACCCCAGACGACAGCGCAGACGATCAACGCCCCATCTATGTAGAAGTCAAAAACACCACCTGGTGTCACGGAGACGTTGCACTCTTCCCAGACACGGTGACGGAGCGAGGCCAAAAGCACCTGGAGGAACTTACGGCGCTCTTTCCCGAAGCACGAGGTGTGTTAGTTCCCTGCTTGAGCCGGCCGGATGTCAATGCTTTTGCCCCCGGCGACAGCGCCGATCCTCGTTACGGAAATCTGTTCAGGTTGGCGATTGCAGCAGGAGTGGAAGTGCTTCCTTGCCGCTTCAACTTTGAGCTTGATCAGATCACTTGGGAAGGGCTCCAGCCGGTTCATCCCCGTCAGTAA